The genome window TTGAATTAGAACTTTTCATGGataattgtttataaaatttgtaaaaatatattttatacttcatgtcaaataatgtaaaaacctgtataataataaataggGCATAGAAAGTATTTCCATATTGTATTAAAAGTGTACGTTTCTCCGTACGGTATATGCCTTATAATCTAGAGTAAATACAACTCACTGGAAAGGACTGGTAACTATAATTTGTTACAAAAGTGCATGAAACTCTCGCAGTTGCGTATTTGCTTGTAAATGTAGTTTTAAGAAGCGAAAACGTTAGTATAATCACCTAGGAGTGGAGTGTATAGTTCTTATGTTTGTTAAATCCAGAAATGCTGACAAATATCTCCTAACATTAATATCTTTACAAATTTCAAAAGATGTTTACGCGAGCCTAATCGTTGAACAGTCCACGTGAACAAGTTGTTAAGCATAGCATATGTTAAGTTTCGGCAACAATTACTatcatgtactccctccgtccccctcaattgtttagattggagggggacacggaaaccaagacaatgtatgaaaaatgagtaaagttagatgaaaagtggctAAAGTGATGGaatctatcaatatttaatagtaaatttgagatagtggaggaaagtagtgggtgtaatagtagtttttattgttaaatatgagatagtagaggaagatagtgggtgtaatgatgggaaaaattTACTAtgtatagtaacgtaaagaaatgagaggcacATTCCAAAATAGTAacagtaaagaaatgagagggacaatATGACGATTATAATACATCtatattaaaagtttaaaacccTAATTCTGTCTAGCCTCTCTTGTCGTACCAcctggggcttccatcggttttcaccggtggaaagccccaaattaGTTAACTACTTTGTTTTAttcttagtttttgaataatacttctTCTCGGGAAACTTAGATCCAgagccatcggagatttcgctgtctctcttccaagcgggtgAGTTGCAGTccgatttttcttgttttgtagTTCTGCTCCAGATCTATTCCCGGggattcttagatctaaaaccatcggagatttcgctgtatttcttctctatttcaagtgggtggattttcagtcggattcctcttgtttttgtggttccatctaaggttgttttctctccctaatgagagttttgtttttcgcttcttaattgtaagcggggtttgatttggtgatgaaagtttgtatggaatcgcagTTCTGGTCGATAGTTCAAGCGATAGCTCTATCGgagcatgatgaagagggtaccagtaattcaacgagaatgcatgaagcggatacttgtatttgtacatacattttcttcaaaatatcgtttaactgtctctttgtgagaacaggcgattgcaatttactgtttgttcgactcgattattggtgtagatgccgtatggccttttattattagattaacacctttgtttcaaaaaaaaatagagggacAGTAGTACATTTCTTCGGATAAAATATATAGATTcatattcaattaaattatgTTTGAGGTTAAACTAGCGATCTATATCATTTATCACGATCCTCGAAATTGAAATTAGGATTATTTAGGTTAGAATTCATTCTGTACTTATAAGTCTCGaacaaattattcatattttatgaattaaCTTTCGATTTATAAGTATGAatctgaaaaattaaaaactttagtttttttaatgatttaattttatatttgaaattttacaaaaagttaaaaaataccTTAGATTTTAGAagctaatttataatattatattaataatttttatatacaataaattatatatacaaaaagattattcaaatatatgaattgaaaaaaaatttatttataaataatttcttatcaaaataatttttttaaaataaaccaAACGTCCATTAATTTATAATGTATATTGAAATAATGATCGGAACAGAATGTAGCCGAACTGACAAAGGAGCCTAGTCCACCGTGAACGAAATAGTTTCCGTATATTCGTAGATACGTGAATGTGTACCTTCCTGGTACACTTATCTGTACCTTTCAACTATCCCCGCCAAGTCTCCTTGACTCAAAATATGCTTATTATACTAAATACTCCACTCTCTCCTCTATATATACACGTACATCTCCTTCTCTTCCATCAAGCTCTTCACACTAAATTCTCTACTTTCTCTCTCAaaaccctctctctctctctctctccacaatGAAGAAATTAATCCAACGTTTCTCTCGCGTCACCGATTCCACAAACTACTCACTCCTCCGCTCCGAGTCCCGCGCCTCAACTCGTCCATGCCGATTGATGAAACCTCGCCGGTCCGGCGGCGTGCCGGAGGGGCACTTACCGGTTTACGTCGGGGATGAATCGGAGCGGTTTGTGGTGAACGCGGAGCTGTTAAATCACCCGGTGTTCATGAAACTGCTGAATATATCGGCTCAAGAGTACGGCTACGAACAGAAAGGGGTGCTTCGGATTCCATGTCATGTGTTCGTGTTCGAGAGAGTTCTAGAAGCTTTGAGAATAAACCAGGTCTCTCAGGATGTTCTCGAGCTCCTCGATTCGTTCTCGAAAGGCTCCGTTTATTTGGCATGAAATTCGGTTTAATATTAGCTAGTTGAGATTAGGGCATCAAATTACAGAGAGATTCGTAAAGAAAAGAGTGTGAGATGGATTTAGCAGCTTGTAATGTAAATTGTATCGTGTAATCAGTGTAAAGCAAATTTTCCATCccacaaaaatttaaaagatttattAGAATTATGGATTTAGTTTTCGGGTTATAGATATCTGTTTTATTACttaattatgaatataataagtATTGGAGTATATTACTCAATGTAAAGTAGTAGTAATTCAAAATGATCAGTTGTAAtcatttattatgattatttaatGACTTCTAGTTCTACATAATTGATTTTACACGGATATATACGcatttcataatttatatagACAGACTTTTAACTCGTCActgaaaatttagatttttagattaaaatttaaagacttttactttaaaatgtctaaattaaaaaaaaaatttgaaaaaaatccgatgaaatctaaatatataattgtaatTGGTGTTGAACCTGGACGTAACTTTATTCATTTTTCCAAAacgaaaaaattgaaatttttacaAATGCAAACGATAAAATGGGCAAGTAATCAGTTTCGAATAATCCTCTAAATGAACACACTCGTTCGTTAACAAAACTCGATTCAAACTTGGTTTGTTTATTTCTGTCCTCAACTAAAAGGACCCGTTCTTAAATATGTTCGATTCGTAGATGAAATCAGGTCAAGCTTTTTGCATGTCCAGCTCAAGTTTCGTTTATTTAGTTCAAAATATGTTCGAGTTCGGGTCGAATTCTTCTATCTTAATaactgaatattaaattttatgacCCGCAAGTTAAATAGGGGACTTGTATACTTTTGGTGACATGTTGAGCGATATtagtgattatgcctcctgggcCAGAGCTTGTCGCTTAAGGGTTGACGTGGCCTGTGGTTTGCAGGCTGTTACGTGAGCTCGTGCGCACCCAAAGGGTTCACGTGGTTTGCAGGTTATTAGGTGAGCATCCAAAGGGTTCACGTGGTTTGCAGGTTATTACGTGAGCTCCTGGGTTTACTCAGTGCGCACCCAAACGGTAGCGgttgcgggttcctacgttacaaaaaataaaatcaaaatttatgattgtgattaatccaGTGACATGATAATTATTTATGAGTCGAATGTAAGTGCGTGTTTACGATTATTAGaacaatttaatattaatatggatgtattttgaaaaattatgaattatattttacgGATGAgaactaattaaataaaaattataatgaattgTTTATGAACAACTTGACTATGTACAAACTCGAATcaaattattcataaataaatttgtatttggcTCGTTTACTAACGAATCAACTTCAACAACATTTTTTGCTCAGTCGAAAAACTAGGATAGAACTTACTCgactaattttagaaaaaaattaaacttgattCAGTTGAACTCTTATTTACGCTCCTATttctaaatattcaaaaaacatCTTCCCAGGATCCGGTCACCTTGCATTTCCTTCTTTCATATTTTCTGatattgttttgatttttgtcTACAAAATGATAGGAGCAGCCTCTAAAATGCTTGTGAAAGCGAATAATTGACGAGGCCCGGTAAGAGATCATTCATGAGGAAGACTTTCAAAAGACACTTCCTTGATACCATTATGGCCTCGTTTGGTTGGCAGGACCTAGAGTTACACGGTAAGAAGGAGTTACATGGAACTAGGATACATGGTCTAGTTAACATGGAACTCTAAAAACGGTGTTTGgtatgtttaatttatttaaacatgtaattatgtaactaaatttttgatattctttttttttaataacttttgattatttatgtaatataaaatttaaaatgtatgtaaacatataaaaagtaaaattatttgatatttaatatttaaaaagcatatattgagatttataaaataaataaaaagattattaaaatgagttgatatattaatatattaataaaacacgtcttttataaaattttaaatatcatagTAAgataacttaattatataaatatataattaagaacaacaataaatatattaataatattataaaattaaaaattatatttgtgtatattatttaaaataacttacttacaaaatataattagttcTAACTATATCAAAAGAATGACAAAGTTAGGACTAtataaacataattataaaaatattgacataagaaaattttgtaacataaaattattataacaattagtattgaaaattaattgcaataataatattaagtaaaaattaaactaaaaattattgtatataaataagtattttacagcaaatatataataataataataatattattattataatagagcaagtatgaaaaaaatattacaccATCAACGCTGTAACTCACAAAAACCACGTTTAAGCTGTGGAACTAGGTTACCGTGTTTTAGTGTAACTTAAAATACCTGGGAACTGTAAGTTACATAGTCCAGATGAAAAATTGTATAACCAAACACCGTAACTCATACCAGTTCCAAGGAAGTATAAGTTACGGGATTGGGTTACATGTTACCAAACGAGGCCTATGATATTATCAGTTATGAAGTTGGGATAGACCACGAAAAATCAAAGAACAAAATGTCCAAGAAAGAATTAACACGAGGCTCCTCAATAAAAAACTCACgtcatattttttgtatttctaGTAAATTCAACGTTATAACTTATAGTACGTGATAACACATAAATTCACACTGCACGTTTATACATTGAaatctaaaaaattattttaatgcgTAAAAGTTGACTCTTAATTGGTTGACCTTCACCCAAACCCATTTCATTTTTTCggattatatatacacacgaaAATAAAACGTTGATCCTACTAGTTGCTAAGAAGAGAATTAACAACTCCAAAAGATATAGCGGTCGTCGACTATAATGACTATATAATGACTATAATGATTTTGTCGCTTGTGTTAAAAATGTCGACTGTTTTTAAAAATGCCGCACGACCAGCACCGAGATGACAGCCTTTCCATTTTCCGGTCCTTTGAAACTTATATAAAATTCTATAGTtctatcataaataaaaattaaaagataatATGTGAAAAATTGTTCAACTCAATCACACATTattcttatttaaaaataattaaaatattcgtTATATTTGGCTAACCTCTTAACACATACATGCATGTATCAAGatttaatatcatttattatcatatttaaataatatattttatttataagtccTAATTTTATGGAGACCACcaaatattgaaattttggagttcaaatttcaataaaatataatttactcattttaatcttaatttttttgttcataataatatttgtaaatatccgACAAACTCCAagttatgttctgcaacataatcATTATAATCACGAGACAAATAATTATTTCTATAAATTGCAGTGTCCTATGttttacaatataatttataagcaaAACAATAATTTCAGtgattgttaaagttgaaagatattgataattaactaataattatgtttaagactatttataaatgataaattatttataaattgaatAACTAAAATactatttatgattaaactaaataaTTATAACCGCTACTCCAATACTCCAGTTTAAATGCGAattctataaaataatttacaatcatttaagataataaaatatagcgTTTTAAAATGtgttaacatatatttttaaacgTGGAGCGAATCATGACTTCGTTGATGTATCttgttttattcaaataaacataTTAAACATTAGCATCGGTTTGATTGCAGAATATTTACATTAGCGAAGTTTTAAACTCAGATGAAAGCTGAGCGGAAGTAATATATAATAGACAACTGTTTTTTTTAGGTTACAGTTTCTACAGTTAATTACTACTCCTATTCTATAATAAAACCAGAAAGATGTTTTATCAGAAAAGGCCTACAAATGTATTAATTTCCCTAAAGTTTGTTTATACTGTATATTTTTaccataatttaattttatcatgtgCTAGTTTAAGTTCTGTACATATactacataaaaaaataaaaaattatatgtttagaaATTTGGAGTGGAGTATATGTCCAATGAAAGCTCCAACCCAAATCTGAATGAAATACAATCCACGGCACCCAACCACAAAAGTTTCGGGACGGGgcaaatttttatgtattatgaGGTTTGATGAGCACCCGTAATTCTGATTCCAATGATTGTGCATCAAACAGATTGCGAGTTAGTAAAGCATATACCAAAAGTGCTATTGTAAGTTACACTCGCATAGAAAATAGAATAGGAATTAATAACTGAAAGAACCTGCATACCCATAGATGTGTGACAATTCGATACTCCAAACTAGCATTACCAAAATTAGAAGACTAGACTAGTTCTCAATATTACAACTACCAAGCACCATTCAAGACTGTATTTTAAGTGTCTTCATAATGTTGCCAAAAAGGTCCTTAAACCTCCTCAATCAACATCTTGCCTCGAGGTCGGGCTCTCTCTTGTACACTCAAGGTATCCTTTCTATTACCTGTGCAAGCCAAATTTGCGCTTTTTTCTGCTTCTACCATGCTTGCTATAGAAAACCAAGTGTCTTCATGCTGTTCATGGACCCAACACATCATAAAATATACTTTCCTCTCAGCAGACTTGAGATTGCCCTTAGCCTCTACTCTTCTTGACTTGCGTGGTTTCTCCGATTTGAGCTCCTTCTCTGCAGCCTGAATCATCCTCTGAAAATCACAAAGCAGACAAACCAAAGCTGTTCCACCAATAGAAAGTAGGCATACTACATCATCTAAGAGGCCCAATCCAAATTGCAAGCCACCCACGTGCCTCAAAACTGGGGAACATGTTTGCTCCAAACAATGAGATACAGCTTCCGAAACAGTTTCTGGCTTCCCCCCTTGACCAAGAACTAAAGATACACTCAGAGCATGCATAACTGATCCTATCGGATCTGTTAGCCACTCTCCATTATAAAGGCGAAGGGTGAAACAGTAACTATAGATGATGTCTACTAGGTGAACTGCTAGAAGCGGGGAAGGTGCAGTAGCGCTAAGCTTGCTAACTGGAGGCAGTGGGGTTTCTGGTCCAGGCGGAATGTGGAGTGACTGATCATTTTCAACAATTTCGCTCTTTGATGCTATGCTCTCGTGTCTCACAATTGGTTGCACAAGTCGGCTACCTTGTTCGCTGAGATGGATTGTTTTCGCAGAAGGCTTCAACCACCAAGGTTCCCATGGCTCAATCATCCTGCTTAGCTCTCCAGAAACCACTGCTCTTTGaaatcttttcttttcatcCTCAGACAAATCTTCAACTTGGAT of Daucus carota subsp. sativus chromosome 3, DH1 v3.0, whole genome shotgun sequence contains these proteins:
- the LOC108213645 gene encoding auxin-responsive protein SAUR71, producing MKKLIQRFSRVTDSTNYSLLRSESRASTRPCRLMKPRRSGGVPEGHLPVYVGDESERFVVNAELLNHPVFMKLLNISAQEYGYEQKGVLRIPCHVFVFERVLEALRINQVSQDVLELLDSFSKGSVYLA
- the LOC108214464 gene encoding uncharacterized protein LOC108214464 isoform X1, coding for MSESTSIPEAQRLAPSLLNPSSRIICRVCEKQFSQYTCPRCNTRYCSLHCYKSHSRSCTESFMRDNVVEELKQLEPNDATKQKMMAILQRFHTQEEIDNSDELLDSTPGDVTDSNFSEVVIQKILSGGEIQVEDLSEDEKKRFQRAVVSGELSRMIEPWEPWWLKPSAKTIHLSEQGSRLVQPIVRHESIASKSEIVENDQSLHIPPGPETPLPPVSKLSATAPSPLLAVHLVDIIYSYCFTLRLYNGEWLTDPIGSVMHALSVSLVLGQGGKPETVSEAVSHCLEQTCSPVLRHVGGLQFGLGLLDDVVCLLSIGGTALVCLLCDFQRMIQAAEKELKSEKPRKSRRVEAKGNLKSAERKVYFMMCWVHEQHEDTWFSIASMVEAEKSANLACTGNRKDTLSVQERARPRGKMLIEEV
- the LOC108214464 gene encoding uncharacterized protein LOC108214464 isoform X2; this encodes MQHEVLLSSLLQVEELKQLEPNDATKQKMMAILQRFHTQEEIDNSDELLDSTPGDVTDSNFSEVVIQKILSGGEIQVEDLSEDEKKRFQRAVVSGELSRMIEPWEPWWLKPSAKTIHLSEQGSRLVQPIVRHESIASKSEIVENDQSLHIPPGPETPLPPVSKLSATAPSPLLAVHLVDIIYSYCFTLRLYNGEWLTDPIGSVMHALSVSLVLGQGGKPETVSEAVSHCLEQTCSPVLRHVGGLQFGLGLLDDVVCLLSIGGTALVCLLCDFQRMIQAAEKELKSEKPRKSRRVEAKGNLKSAERKVYFMMCWVHEQHEDTWFSIASMVEAEKSANLACTGNRKDTLSVQERARPRGKMLIEEV